The following proteins are encoded in a genomic region of Palaemon carinicauda isolate YSFRI2023 chromosome 19, ASM3689809v2, whole genome shotgun sequence:
- the flfl gene encoding serine/threonine-protein phosphatase 4 regulatory subunit 3A isoform X7 has protein sequence MADRMARRRVKLYALNADRQWDDRGTGHVTSSYVERLKGMSLLVRAESDGSLLLESRIQADTAYQKQQGTLIVWSEGENFDLALSFQEKAGCDEIWEKICQVQGKDPSVDITQDIVEESEDERFDDVSDTNPWVELPPCEIGRLEDINEVISNCLHSPVRREKLAIALENEGYIKKLVSVFHTCEDLENMEGLHLLYEIFKNVFLLNKNALFEIMFADDTIFDVVGCLEYDPSSPYPKRHRQYLKSIAKFKEVIPIENSELLSKIHQTYRVQYIQDVVLPTPAVFEENMLSTLSSFIFFNKVEIVSLIQEDERFLSELFHQLGVDEDIPMEKRRDLVLFLKEFCTFSQTLQPTSREQFFKVSVYILQTLSSLGVLSALEITLGLDDAVIKSASIDILSFIVEFSPSMVREYMMQQQLKTEEVCEDEQYLLNIIIEQMVVDSDPEMGGAVQLMGILRILIDPENMMAAVTKSERADFLTFFYKHSMHYLVAPLLSNTVGDEVGREDYPSAQLLALILELLAFCVEHHTYYIKNYIVQRDLLKRILVLMKSKHTFLVLSALRFMRKIIGLRDDFYNRHIVNSNLFAPVVDAFVRNNGRYNLLDSAIIEMFEYIKVEDIKSLWMSVVEKFGEVLSRVDYVQTFNALRMRYEQHQDRLKDRERSASLDGIGGVVRGARFRRDVRDLDEEEEIWFNNDEEEIEEAEGLSVLPTRETGLPTVEKVEKENGASKMLGATAKQALLLNNGTKENNNTASPLSPESNKSPVPTRKKTNKIKMNKKVKRPQSFAENDNMDEMQRDCQTTGK, from the exons ATGGCTGACAGAATGGCACGGCGCAGAGTGAAGTTGTATGCGCTAAATGCTGATCGTCAGTGGGATGACAGAGGCACAGGACACGTTACGTCTTC GTACGTTGAAAGATTAAAGGGGATGTCCCTTTTGGTGCGTGCAGAGTCAGATGGTTCTCTACTTTTGGAATCCAGAATACAGGCAGACACTGCATATCAAAAGCAACAGGGGACACTCATCGTTTGGTCGGAAGGAGAGAACTTTGATCTTGCACTTAGCTTTCAGGAAAAGGCTGGCTGTGATGAAATATGGGAGAAAATTTGTCAG GTACAAGGGAAAGACCCCAGTGTAGATATAACTCAAGATATTGTAGAAGAAAGTGAGGACGAAAGGTTTGATGATGTGTCGGACACGAATCCTTGGGTTGAACTACCTCCTTGTGAAATAGGCCGGTTAGAAGACATAAATGAG GTAATAAGTAATTGTTTACATTCTCCTGTAAGACGGGAAAAGTTGGCGATAGCTCTGGAAAATGAAGGTTACATTAAGAAGCTCGTCTCTGTGTTCCATACTTGTGAAGATTTGGAAAACATGGAGGGACTTCACCTTTTGTACGAGATCTTCAAAAATGTTTTCCTGCTCAACAAAAATGCCCTTTTTGAAATCATGTTTGCCGACGACACAATCTTTGATGTTGTTGGGTGCTTAGAATACGATCCATCCTCTCCGTACCCAAAAAGACATAGACAATATTTGAAAAGTATAGCAAAGTTCAAAGAG GTTATACCTATTGAGAATAGTGAGTTGTTAAGTAAAATTCACCAGACTTACCGAGTGCAATATATTCAAGATGTAGTCCTCCCCACTCCTGCTGTGTTTGAAGAAAACATGTTGTCAACTTTATCGTCTTTTATCTTCTTCAACAAAGTTGAGATCGTCTCTCTTATACAG GAGGATGAACGATTTCTGAGTGAGCTGTTTCACCAGTTGGGTGTCGATGAAGACATCCCAATGGAGAAACGAAGGGATCTTGTCCTTTTTCTCAAGGAGTTCTGTACATTTTCGCAAACCCTCCAGCCCACCAGTAGGGAGCAGTTCTTCAAG GTATCCGTTTATATTTTACAGACGTTATCCAGCTTAGGAGTTTTATCTGCCTTGGAAATCACTCTGGGATTAGACGACGCAGTTATTAAGTCTGCTTCCATAGATATTCTCAGCTTCATAGTCGAGTTTTCCCCTTCTATGGTGAGAGAGTACATGATGCAGCAGCAACTTAAAACTGAGGAGGTATGTGAAGAT GAGCAGTATTTGCTAAACATCATCATAGAGCAAATGGTGGTTGACTCAGATCCTGAAATGGGTGGTGCTGTGCAGCTGATGGGAATCCTACGCATACTCATCGATCCCGAAAATATGATGGCGGCCGTCACAAAGTCTGAGCGGGCAGATTTCCTCACCTTTTTTTATAAACACTCCATGCATTACCTTGTTG CGCCGCTATTGTCCAATACGGTCGGGGATGAGGTTGGTCGAGAAGATTATCCGTCTGCACAGCTTCTGGCATTAATTTTGGAGCTGCTTGCATTTTGTGTAGAACACCATACCTATTATATCAAAAACTATATAGTCCAACGTGATCTGCTCAAACGCATCCTGGTTCTGATGAAGTCCAAACACACATTCCTCGTACTCA GTGCATTAAGGTTCATGAGAAAAATCATTGGTTTACGGGATGACTTCTATAATCGTCATATTGTTAACTCAAATCTCTTTGCGCCAGTGGTAGATGCATTTGTCCGAAATAATGGGAGATATAATCTCTTGGACTCCGCTATCATTGAAATGTTTGAGTACATTAAAGTG GAAGATATAAAGTCTCTCTGGATGAGCGTGGTAGAGAAGTTCGGAGAGGTTTTGTCTCGGGTTGATTATGTCCAGACCTTCAATGCCCTTCGCATGCGGTACGAGCAGCACCAAGACAGACTCAAAGATAGAGAAAGAAGTGCATCGTTGGATGG GATTGGAGGTGTTGTTCGGGGAGCTCGGTTTAGAAGAGACGTCCGCGACCTAGATGAGGAGGAGGAAATATGGTTCAACAACGATGAGGAGGAAATTGAGGAAGCAGAGGGTCTATCTGTTCTTCCCACCAGGGAAACTGGCCTTCCAACAGTAG AAAAAGTGGAGAAAGAGAATGGGGCTAGTAAAATGTTAGGTGCCACAGCAAAGCAGGCTTTACTATTGAATAATGGCACCAAAGAAAACAATAATACTGCCTCTCCTCTCTCGCCAGAAAGCAACAAGTCCCCCGTCCCAACGCGCAAGAAG ACGAACAAGATCAAGATGAACAAGAAGGTCAAACGGCCGCAAAGTTTTGCTGAG
- the flfl gene encoding serine/threonine-protein phosphatase 4 regulatory subunit 3 isoform X6 produces the protein MADRMARRRVKLYALNADRQWDDRGTGHVTSSYVERLKGMSLLVRAESDGSLLLESRIQADTAYQKQQGTLIVWSEGENFDLALSFQEKAGCDEIWEKICQVQGKDPSVDITQDIVEESEDERFDDVSDTNPWVELPPCEIGRLEDINEVISNCLHSPVRREKLAIALENEGYIKKLVSVFHTCEDLENMEGLHLLYEIFKNVFLLNKNALFEIMFADDTIFDVVGCLEYDPSSPYPKRHRQYLKSIAKFKEVIPIENSELLSKIHQTYRVQYIQDVVLPTPAVFEENMLSTLSSFIFFNKVEIVSLIQEDERFLSELFHQLGVDEDIPMEKRRDLVLFLKEFCTFSQTLQPTSREQFFKTLSSLGVLSALEITLGLDDAVIKSASIDILSFIVEFSPSMVREYMMQQQLKTEEEQYLLNIIIEQMVVDSDPEMGGAVQLMGILRILIDPENMMAAVTKSERADFLTFFYKHSMHYLVAPLLSNTVGDEVGREDYPSAQLLALILELLAFCVEHHTYYIKNYIVQRDLLKRILVLMKSKHTFLVLSALRFMRKIIGLRDDFYNRHIVNSNLFAPVVDAFVRNNGRYNLLDSAIIEMFEYIKVEDIKSLWMSVVEKFGEVLSRVDYVQTFNALRMRYEQHQDRLKDRERSASLDGIGGVVRGARFRRDVRDLDEEEEIWFNNDEEEIEEAEGLSVLPTRETGLPTVEKVEKENGASKMLGATAKQALLLNNGTKENNNTASPLSPESNKSPVPTRKKVSLVAYDENSDEEEEDEEEAGEEDQEEEEEEEDASVPSAKRPRLGSD, from the exons ATGGCTGACAGAATGGCACGGCGCAGAGTGAAGTTGTATGCGCTAAATGCTGATCGTCAGTGGGATGACAGAGGCACAGGACACGTTACGTCTTC GTACGTTGAAAGATTAAAGGGGATGTCCCTTTTGGTGCGTGCAGAGTCAGATGGTTCTCTACTTTTGGAATCCAGAATACAGGCAGACACTGCATATCAAAAGCAACAGGGGACACTCATCGTTTGGTCGGAAGGAGAGAACTTTGATCTTGCACTTAGCTTTCAGGAAAAGGCTGGCTGTGATGAAATATGGGAGAAAATTTGTCAG GTACAAGGGAAAGACCCCAGTGTAGATATAACTCAAGATATTGTAGAAGAAAGTGAGGACGAAAGGTTTGATGATGTGTCGGACACGAATCCTTGGGTTGAACTACCTCCTTGTGAAATAGGCCGGTTAGAAGACATAAATGAG GTAATAAGTAATTGTTTACATTCTCCTGTAAGACGGGAAAAGTTGGCGATAGCTCTGGAAAATGAAGGTTACATTAAGAAGCTCGTCTCTGTGTTCCATACTTGTGAAGATTTGGAAAACATGGAGGGACTTCACCTTTTGTACGAGATCTTCAAAAATGTTTTCCTGCTCAACAAAAATGCCCTTTTTGAAATCATGTTTGCCGACGACACAATCTTTGATGTTGTTGGGTGCTTAGAATACGATCCATCCTCTCCGTACCCAAAAAGACATAGACAATATTTGAAAAGTATAGCAAAGTTCAAAGAG GTTATACCTATTGAGAATAGTGAGTTGTTAAGTAAAATTCACCAGACTTACCGAGTGCAATATATTCAAGATGTAGTCCTCCCCACTCCTGCTGTGTTTGAAGAAAACATGTTGTCAACTTTATCGTCTTTTATCTTCTTCAACAAAGTTGAGATCGTCTCTCTTATACAG GAGGATGAACGATTTCTGAGTGAGCTGTTTCACCAGTTGGGTGTCGATGAAGACATCCCAATGGAGAAACGAAGGGATCTTGTCCTTTTTCTCAAGGAGTTCTGTACATTTTCGCAAACCCTCCAGCCCACCAGTAGGGAGCAGTTCTTCAAG ACGTTATCCAGCTTAGGAGTTTTATCTGCCTTGGAAATCACTCTGGGATTAGACGACGCAGTTATTAAGTCTGCTTCCATAGATATTCTCAGCTTCATAGTCGAGTTTTCCCCTTCTATGGTGAGAGAGTACATGATGCAGCAGCAACTTAAAACTGAGGAG GAGCAGTATTTGCTAAACATCATCATAGAGCAAATGGTGGTTGACTCAGATCCTGAAATGGGTGGTGCTGTGCAGCTGATGGGAATCCTACGCATACTCATCGATCCCGAAAATATGATGGCGGCCGTCACAAAGTCTGAGCGGGCAGATTTCCTCACCTTTTTTTATAAACACTCCATGCATTACCTTGTTG CGCCGCTATTGTCCAATACGGTCGGGGATGAGGTTGGTCGAGAAGATTATCCGTCTGCACAGCTTCTGGCATTAATTTTGGAGCTGCTTGCATTTTGTGTAGAACACCATACCTATTATATCAAAAACTATATAGTCCAACGTGATCTGCTCAAACGCATCCTGGTTCTGATGAAGTCCAAACACACATTCCTCGTACTCA GTGCATTAAGGTTCATGAGAAAAATCATTGGTTTACGGGATGACTTCTATAATCGTCATATTGTTAACTCAAATCTCTTTGCGCCAGTGGTAGATGCATTTGTCCGAAATAATGGGAGATATAATCTCTTGGACTCCGCTATCATTGAAATGTTTGAGTACATTAAAGTG GAAGATATAAAGTCTCTCTGGATGAGCGTGGTAGAGAAGTTCGGAGAGGTTTTGTCTCGGGTTGATTATGTCCAGACCTTCAATGCCCTTCGCATGCGGTACGAGCAGCACCAAGACAGACTCAAAGATAGAGAAAGAAGTGCATCGTTGGATGG GATTGGAGGTGTTGTTCGGGGAGCTCGGTTTAGAAGAGACGTCCGCGACCTAGATGAGGAGGAGGAAATATGGTTCAACAACGATGAGGAGGAAATTGAGGAAGCAGAGGGTCTATCTGTTCTTCCCACCAGGGAAACTGGCCTTCCAACAGTAG AAAAAGTGGAGAAAGAGAATGGGGCTAGTAAAATGTTAGGTGCCACAGCAAAGCAGGCTTTACTATTGAATAATGGCACCAAAGAAAACAATAATACTGCCTCTCCTCTCTCGCCAGAAAGCAACAAGTCCCCCGTCCCAACGCGCAAGAAG
- the flfl gene encoding serine/threonine-protein phosphatase 4 regulatory subunit 3 isoform X5, with translation MADRMARRRVKLYALNADRQWDDRGTGHVTSSYVERLKGMSLLVRAESDGSLLLESRIQADTAYQKQQGTLIVWSEGENFDLALSFQEKAGCDEIWEKICQVQGKDPSVDITQDIVEESEDERFDDVSDTNPWVELPPCEIGRLEDINEVISNCLHSPVRREKLAIALENEGYIKKLVSVFHTCEDLENMEGLHLLYEIFKNVFLLNKNALFEIMFADDTIFDVVGCLEYDPSSPYPKRHRQYLKSIAKFKEVIPIENSELLSKIHQTYRVQYIQDVVLPTPAVFEENMLSTLSSFIFFNKVEIVSLIQEDERFLSELFHQLGVDEDIPMEKRRDLVLFLKEFCTFSQTLQPTSREQFFKVSVYILQTLSSLGVLSALEITLGLDDAVIKSASIDILSFIVEFSPSMVREYMMQQQLKTEEVCEDEQYLLNIIIEQMVVDSDPEMGGAVQLMGILRILIDPENMMAAVTKSERADFLTFFYKHSMHYLVAPLLSNTVGDEVGREDYPSAQLLALILELLAFCVEHHTYYIKNYIVQRDLLKRILVLMKSKHTFLVLSALRFMRKIIGLRDDFYNRHIVNSNLFAPVVDAFVRNNGRYNLLDSAIIEMFEYIKVEDIKSLWMSVVEKFGEVLSRVDYVQTFNALRMRYEQHQDRLKDRERSASLDGIGGVVRGARFRRDVRDLDEEEEIWFNNDEEEIEEAEGLSVLPTRETGLPTVEKVEKENGASKMLGATAKQALLLNNGTKENNNTASPLSPESNKSPVPTRKKVSLVAYDENSDEEEEDEEEAGEEDQEEEEEEEDASVPSAKRPRLGSD, from the exons ATGGCTGACAGAATGGCACGGCGCAGAGTGAAGTTGTATGCGCTAAATGCTGATCGTCAGTGGGATGACAGAGGCACAGGACACGTTACGTCTTC GTACGTTGAAAGATTAAAGGGGATGTCCCTTTTGGTGCGTGCAGAGTCAGATGGTTCTCTACTTTTGGAATCCAGAATACAGGCAGACACTGCATATCAAAAGCAACAGGGGACACTCATCGTTTGGTCGGAAGGAGAGAACTTTGATCTTGCACTTAGCTTTCAGGAAAAGGCTGGCTGTGATGAAATATGGGAGAAAATTTGTCAG GTACAAGGGAAAGACCCCAGTGTAGATATAACTCAAGATATTGTAGAAGAAAGTGAGGACGAAAGGTTTGATGATGTGTCGGACACGAATCCTTGGGTTGAACTACCTCCTTGTGAAATAGGCCGGTTAGAAGACATAAATGAG GTAATAAGTAATTGTTTACATTCTCCTGTAAGACGGGAAAAGTTGGCGATAGCTCTGGAAAATGAAGGTTACATTAAGAAGCTCGTCTCTGTGTTCCATACTTGTGAAGATTTGGAAAACATGGAGGGACTTCACCTTTTGTACGAGATCTTCAAAAATGTTTTCCTGCTCAACAAAAATGCCCTTTTTGAAATCATGTTTGCCGACGACACAATCTTTGATGTTGTTGGGTGCTTAGAATACGATCCATCCTCTCCGTACCCAAAAAGACATAGACAATATTTGAAAAGTATAGCAAAGTTCAAAGAG GTTATACCTATTGAGAATAGTGAGTTGTTAAGTAAAATTCACCAGACTTACCGAGTGCAATATATTCAAGATGTAGTCCTCCCCACTCCTGCTGTGTTTGAAGAAAACATGTTGTCAACTTTATCGTCTTTTATCTTCTTCAACAAAGTTGAGATCGTCTCTCTTATACAG GAGGATGAACGATTTCTGAGTGAGCTGTTTCACCAGTTGGGTGTCGATGAAGACATCCCAATGGAGAAACGAAGGGATCTTGTCCTTTTTCTCAAGGAGTTCTGTACATTTTCGCAAACCCTCCAGCCCACCAGTAGGGAGCAGTTCTTCAAG GTATCCGTTTATATTTTACAGACGTTATCCAGCTTAGGAGTTTTATCTGCCTTGGAAATCACTCTGGGATTAGACGACGCAGTTATTAAGTCTGCTTCCATAGATATTCTCAGCTTCATAGTCGAGTTTTCCCCTTCTATGGTGAGAGAGTACATGATGCAGCAGCAACTTAAAACTGAGGAGGTATGTGAAGAT GAGCAGTATTTGCTAAACATCATCATAGAGCAAATGGTGGTTGACTCAGATCCTGAAATGGGTGGTGCTGTGCAGCTGATGGGAATCCTACGCATACTCATCGATCCCGAAAATATGATGGCGGCCGTCACAAAGTCTGAGCGGGCAGATTTCCTCACCTTTTTTTATAAACACTCCATGCATTACCTTGTTG CGCCGCTATTGTCCAATACGGTCGGGGATGAGGTTGGTCGAGAAGATTATCCGTCTGCACAGCTTCTGGCATTAATTTTGGAGCTGCTTGCATTTTGTGTAGAACACCATACCTATTATATCAAAAACTATATAGTCCAACGTGATCTGCTCAAACGCATCCTGGTTCTGATGAAGTCCAAACACACATTCCTCGTACTCA GTGCATTAAGGTTCATGAGAAAAATCATTGGTTTACGGGATGACTTCTATAATCGTCATATTGTTAACTCAAATCTCTTTGCGCCAGTGGTAGATGCATTTGTCCGAAATAATGGGAGATATAATCTCTTGGACTCCGCTATCATTGAAATGTTTGAGTACATTAAAGTG GAAGATATAAAGTCTCTCTGGATGAGCGTGGTAGAGAAGTTCGGAGAGGTTTTGTCTCGGGTTGATTATGTCCAGACCTTCAATGCCCTTCGCATGCGGTACGAGCAGCACCAAGACAGACTCAAAGATAGAGAAAGAAGTGCATCGTTGGATGG GATTGGAGGTGTTGTTCGGGGAGCTCGGTTTAGAAGAGACGTCCGCGACCTAGATGAGGAGGAGGAAATATGGTTCAACAACGATGAGGAGGAAATTGAGGAAGCAGAGGGTCTATCTGTTCTTCCCACCAGGGAAACTGGCCTTCCAACAGTAG AAAAAGTGGAGAAAGAGAATGGGGCTAGTAAAATGTTAGGTGCCACAGCAAAGCAGGCTTTACTATTGAATAATGGCACCAAAGAAAACAATAATACTGCCTCTCCTCTCTCGCCAGAAAGCAACAAGTCCCCCGTCCCAACGCGCAAGAAG
- the flfl gene encoding serine/threonine-protein phosphatase 4 regulatory subunit 3 isoform X8 → MADRMARRRVKLYALNADRQWDDRGTGHVTSSYVERLKGMSLLVRAESDGSLLLESRIQADTAYQKQQGTLIVWSEGENFDLALSFQEKAGCDEIWEKICQVQGKDPSVDITQDIVEESEDERFDDVSDTNPWVELPPCEIGRLEDINEVISNCLHSPVRREKLAIALENEGYIKKLVSVFHTCEDLENMEGLHLLYEIFKNVFLLNKNALFEIMFADDTIFDVVGCLEYDPSSPYPKRHRQYLKSIAKFKEVIPIENSELLSKIHQTYRVQYIQDVVLPTPAVFEENMLSTLSSFIFFNKVEIVSLIQEDERFLSELFHQLGVDEDIPMEKRRDLVLFLKEFCTFSQTLQPTSREQFFKVSVYILQTLSSLGVLSALEITLGLDDAVIKSASIDILSFIVEFSPSMVREYMMQQQLKTEEVCEDEQYLLNIIIEQMVVDSDPEMGGAVQLMGILRILIDPENMMAAVTKSERADFLTFFYKHSMHYLVAPLLSNTVGDEVGREDYPSAQLLALILELLAFCVEHHTYYIKNYIVQRDLLKRILVLMKSKHTFLVLSALRFMRKIIGLRDDFYNRHIVNSNLFAPVVDAFVRNNGRYNLLDSAIIEMFEYIKVEDIKSLWMSVVEKFGEVLSRVDYVQTFNALRMRYEQHQDRLKDRERSASLDGIGGVVRGARFRRDVRDLDEEEEIWFNNDEEEIEEAEGLSVLPTRETGLPTVEKVEKENGASKMLGATAKQALLLNNGTKENNNTASPLSPESNKSPVPTRKKNDNMDEMQRDCQTTGK, encoded by the exons ATGGCTGACAGAATGGCACGGCGCAGAGTGAAGTTGTATGCGCTAAATGCTGATCGTCAGTGGGATGACAGAGGCACAGGACACGTTACGTCTTC GTACGTTGAAAGATTAAAGGGGATGTCCCTTTTGGTGCGTGCAGAGTCAGATGGTTCTCTACTTTTGGAATCCAGAATACAGGCAGACACTGCATATCAAAAGCAACAGGGGACACTCATCGTTTGGTCGGAAGGAGAGAACTTTGATCTTGCACTTAGCTTTCAGGAAAAGGCTGGCTGTGATGAAATATGGGAGAAAATTTGTCAG GTACAAGGGAAAGACCCCAGTGTAGATATAACTCAAGATATTGTAGAAGAAAGTGAGGACGAAAGGTTTGATGATGTGTCGGACACGAATCCTTGGGTTGAACTACCTCCTTGTGAAATAGGCCGGTTAGAAGACATAAATGAG GTAATAAGTAATTGTTTACATTCTCCTGTAAGACGGGAAAAGTTGGCGATAGCTCTGGAAAATGAAGGTTACATTAAGAAGCTCGTCTCTGTGTTCCATACTTGTGAAGATTTGGAAAACATGGAGGGACTTCACCTTTTGTACGAGATCTTCAAAAATGTTTTCCTGCTCAACAAAAATGCCCTTTTTGAAATCATGTTTGCCGACGACACAATCTTTGATGTTGTTGGGTGCTTAGAATACGATCCATCCTCTCCGTACCCAAAAAGACATAGACAATATTTGAAAAGTATAGCAAAGTTCAAAGAG GTTATACCTATTGAGAATAGTGAGTTGTTAAGTAAAATTCACCAGACTTACCGAGTGCAATATATTCAAGATGTAGTCCTCCCCACTCCTGCTGTGTTTGAAGAAAACATGTTGTCAACTTTATCGTCTTTTATCTTCTTCAACAAAGTTGAGATCGTCTCTCTTATACAG GAGGATGAACGATTTCTGAGTGAGCTGTTTCACCAGTTGGGTGTCGATGAAGACATCCCAATGGAGAAACGAAGGGATCTTGTCCTTTTTCTCAAGGAGTTCTGTACATTTTCGCAAACCCTCCAGCCCACCAGTAGGGAGCAGTTCTTCAAG GTATCCGTTTATATTTTACAGACGTTATCCAGCTTAGGAGTTTTATCTGCCTTGGAAATCACTCTGGGATTAGACGACGCAGTTATTAAGTCTGCTTCCATAGATATTCTCAGCTTCATAGTCGAGTTTTCCCCTTCTATGGTGAGAGAGTACATGATGCAGCAGCAACTTAAAACTGAGGAGGTATGTGAAGAT GAGCAGTATTTGCTAAACATCATCATAGAGCAAATGGTGGTTGACTCAGATCCTGAAATGGGTGGTGCTGTGCAGCTGATGGGAATCCTACGCATACTCATCGATCCCGAAAATATGATGGCGGCCGTCACAAAGTCTGAGCGGGCAGATTTCCTCACCTTTTTTTATAAACACTCCATGCATTACCTTGTTG CGCCGCTATTGTCCAATACGGTCGGGGATGAGGTTGGTCGAGAAGATTATCCGTCTGCACAGCTTCTGGCATTAATTTTGGAGCTGCTTGCATTTTGTGTAGAACACCATACCTATTATATCAAAAACTATATAGTCCAACGTGATCTGCTCAAACGCATCCTGGTTCTGATGAAGTCCAAACACACATTCCTCGTACTCA GTGCATTAAGGTTCATGAGAAAAATCATTGGTTTACGGGATGACTTCTATAATCGTCATATTGTTAACTCAAATCTCTTTGCGCCAGTGGTAGATGCATTTGTCCGAAATAATGGGAGATATAATCTCTTGGACTCCGCTATCATTGAAATGTTTGAGTACATTAAAGTG GAAGATATAAAGTCTCTCTGGATGAGCGTGGTAGAGAAGTTCGGAGAGGTTTTGTCTCGGGTTGATTATGTCCAGACCTTCAATGCCCTTCGCATGCGGTACGAGCAGCACCAAGACAGACTCAAAGATAGAGAAAGAAGTGCATCGTTGGATGG GATTGGAGGTGTTGTTCGGGGAGCTCGGTTTAGAAGAGACGTCCGCGACCTAGATGAGGAGGAGGAAATATGGTTCAACAACGATGAGGAGGAAATTGAGGAAGCAGAGGGTCTATCTGTTCTTCCCACCAGGGAAACTGGCCTTCCAACAGTAG AAAAAGTGGAGAAAGAGAATGGGGCTAGTAAAATGTTAGGTGCCACAGCAAAGCAGGCTTTACTATTGAATAATGGCACCAAAGAAAACAATAATACTGCCTCTCCTCTCTCGCCAGAAAGCAACAAGTCCCCCGTCCCAACGCGCAAGAAG